A window of Pusillimonas sp. T7-7 contains these coding sequences:
- a CDS encoding transposase translates to MANDSLKSKQPRRTYSKQFKAELVAQHLEGHTSLTSLAVDHGMNPNVLHRWVTEHQRYGKHTLQDDEAAPARQTIDMAPANWFALKPLQEIDDCKAAAPTPVAPTPERDETGSMIELDLAARGLTMKVRWPASEHKALAQWTRELFT, encoded by the coding sequence ATGGCTAACGACTCTCTTAAATCCAAACAGCCCCGGCGAACCTATAGCAAGCAGTTCAAAGCCGAATTGGTTGCCCAGCATCTTGAAGGTCACACGTCATTAACGTCGCTTGCCGTGGATCACGGAATGAATCCGAATGTATTGCATCGCTGGGTTACTGAACATCAGCGCTACGGCAAGCATACCCTGCAAGATGACGAGGCGGCCCCGGCACGCCAAACCATTGATATGGCACCGGCGAACTGGTTTGCACTCAAGCCGCTGCAGGAGATCGACGATTGCAAAGCAGCGGCACCCACACCGGTCGCGCCAACGCCTGAACGAGACGAAACCGGATCAATGATTGAGCTAGATCTGGCGGCGCGAGGACTGACCATGAAGGTGCGCTGGCCAGCGAGCGAGCACAAAGCCCTGGCGCAGTGGACACGGGAGCTGTTCACGTGA
- a CDS encoding MFS transporter — protein sequence MSIPAARPGNSSRTKLKLTPTERRASVTLALLFASRMLGLFLLTPIFAVAAQTLPGGNDAAKVGLALGAYGLTQAILQIPLGMASDRWGRRPVIIFGMLLFIIGGVICALAENIDWIIVGRVIQGLGAVSAAITAWVADATRPEVRTRAMAMVGGSIGISFAVSLVLSPVLVGEFGLSGLFWAISLLGFVCLLIASFVVPSVPQAKAPIVQARPRDVLGHSDLLRLNFGVFCLHFILMALFIVMPGLLATLGQYDSANLWEVYLPVILVSFVLMVPAVFYTETRRVHKVALEVAVAGLIVVLALMPLASSSFLATVVMLVGFFIAFNILEALQPSLVSRVAPPEYKGLALGFYNTAQSLGVFLGGVAGGLLASLGRPSAVFLLASALAFVWFLTARGFKDQA from the coding sequence ATGAGCATTCCCGCTGCCCGTCCGGGTAATTCGTCCAGAACCAAGCTGAAGCTGACACCAACAGAGCGGCGTGCCAGCGTTACGCTTGCACTGCTTTTTGCCTCGCGCATGCTGGGCTTGTTCCTGCTCACACCGATTTTTGCGGTCGCGGCCCAAACCCTGCCGGGTGGCAACGATGCGGCCAAAGTCGGGTTGGCCTTGGGCGCATACGGCCTGACGCAGGCCATCTTGCAGATACCCTTGGGCATGGCGTCCGATCGCTGGGGGCGCCGTCCGGTCATTATTTTCGGCATGCTGCTTTTCATTATTGGCGGCGTGATCTGCGCGCTGGCTGAAAATATAGACTGGATCATCGTGGGCCGTGTCATACAGGGCCTGGGCGCCGTATCGGCAGCCATCACCGCCTGGGTGGCCGATGCCACCCGGCCAGAGGTCCGTACGCGCGCCATGGCCATGGTGGGCGGCTCCATAGGCATATCGTTTGCCGTGTCGCTGGTGCTTTCCCCCGTATTGGTGGGCGAGTTCGGCTTGTCGGGCCTGTTCTGGGCCATCAGCCTGCTGGGTTTCGTGTGCCTGCTGATCGCCAGTTTTGTGGTGCCATCCGTGCCCCAGGCCAAGGCTCCCATCGTCCAGGCCCGCCCGCGCGACGTATTGGGCCACTCCGATCTGCTGCGCCTGAACTTTGGCGTTTTCTGCCTGCACTTCATTTTGATGGCGCTGTTCATCGTCATGCCGGGCTTGCTGGCGACCCTGGGGCAGTACGATTCGGCCAATTTGTGGGAAGTCTATTTGCCGGTGATCCTGGTGTCTTTTGTATTGATGGTGCCGGCCGTCTTCTACACCGAAACACGGCGTGTGCATAAAGTGGCGCTGGAAGTCGCGGTAGCGGGTTTGATCGTAGTGCTGGCACTGATGCCTCTGGCCAGCTCCAGTTTCCTTGCCACCGTGGTGATGCTGGTGGGCTTTTTCATTGCTTTCAATATTCTTGAAGCCTTGCAGCCTTCTTTGGTTTCGCGGGTGGCGCCTCCCGAATACAAGGGACTGGCACTGGGTTTTTATAATACGGCGCAGTCTCTGGGCGTGTTCCTGGGTGGTGTCGCGGGCGGGCTGCTGGCCTCGCTGGGCCGTCCGTCTGCCGTATTTCTGCTGGCGTCGGCACTGGCTTTTGTGTGGTTCCTGACTGCGCGAGGCTTCAAGGACCAGGCCTGA
- the tnpB gene encoding IS66 family insertion sequence element accessory protein TnpB (TnpB, as the term is used for proteins encoded by IS66 family insertion elements, is considered an accessory protein, since TnpC, encoded by a neighboring gene, is a DDE family transposase.) — protein sequence MIRVDQIWLAVEPMDMRAGSDTALARVVKDFGAVRPHHAYIFANRRANRMKILVHDGLGVWLAARRLNQGRFVWPRAGQLHVELTDEQLQGLVIGLPWHRMGDSGIIDVI from the coding sequence GTGATCCGTGTCGATCAGATCTGGCTGGCCGTGGAGCCCATGGACATGCGTGCTGGCTCCGATACGGCGCTCGCACGTGTGGTCAAGGACTTCGGAGCAGTGCGACCTCACCACGCCTACATCTTCGCCAATCGGCGAGCCAACCGCATGAAGATTCTGGTGCATGACGGCCTGGGCGTCTGGCTGGCGGCACGGCGTCTGAATCAGGGCCGATTCGTGTGGCCCCGAGCAGGTCAACTCCATGTTGAACTGACAGACGAACAGCTACAAGGCCTGGTCATCGGACTGCCCTGGCACCGTATGGGGGACAGCGGCATCATCGACGTCATTTAG
- a CDS encoding IS66 family transposase produces MNSPLPSNLEHLDARALRALLIEREQQLAQTHQRLAEHEKVLAQKETLLASKDHDILFKQATITQLTHEIAVLRRFRFGKKSEQVSGVQGNLLEEAVSADIAAIEEELKQLSSAPKITEPREQPKRMALPAQLPRIEIHHEPDSTTCTCGCQMKRVGEDVAEKLDYIPGVAQVERHIRGKWACRQCETLTQAPVPAHVIEKGLATTGLLAHVLVAKYADHLPLYRQQKIFERAGVKLSTSTLADWVGVCGVRLQPLVDALREAILKHDVLHADETPVTMLRPDTGKKTHRAYLWAYAPGVFEDTKAVVYDFAPGRAGEHARAFLGEWRGNLVVDDYAGYKHGFSQGITEIGCLAHARRKFFDLHVANQSQLAKQALDYIGELYEIERETKALDANERWRIRQEKAKPIADKLHAWMLAQRLRVPDGSGTARALDYSLKRWVALTRYLDDGRIPVDNNYIEQQIRPIALGRRNWLFAGSLRAGRRAAAVMSLIQSAKLNGHDPYAYLKDILTRLPTHKASQIDELLPHNWQPATP; encoded by the coding sequence ATGAATTCGCCGCTGCCTTCGAACCTGGAACATCTGGATGCCCGTGCACTACGGGCATTGCTGATCGAGCGAGAGCAGCAACTGGCCCAGACCCATCAGAGACTGGCTGAGCATGAAAAGGTGCTGGCACAAAAGGAAACGCTCCTAGCCAGCAAGGATCATGACATCCTCTTCAAGCAAGCGACGATCACCCAGCTCACACACGAGATTGCGGTACTGCGCCGGTTTCGGTTTGGTAAAAAGAGCGAGCAAGTCAGTGGCGTACAGGGCAACCTGCTGGAAGAAGCCGTCAGTGCTGATATTGCGGCCATTGAAGAAGAGCTTAAACAGCTAAGCAGCGCGCCCAAGATCACCGAACCGCGTGAGCAACCCAAGCGCATGGCACTGCCAGCGCAGCTGCCGCGCATTGAAATCCACCACGAACCGGACAGCACCACCTGTACCTGTGGCTGCCAGATGAAGCGCGTGGGCGAAGACGTGGCCGAGAAGCTGGATTACATCCCTGGTGTGGCTCAGGTCGAGCGCCACATTCGTGGCAAATGGGCCTGTCGCCAGTGCGAAACATTGACCCAAGCCCCCGTGCCCGCCCACGTCATCGAAAAGGGGCTGGCCACGACCGGGCTGCTTGCTCATGTCTTGGTCGCGAAGTATGCGGATCACCTACCCCTGTATCGCCAGCAGAAGATCTTCGAGCGTGCAGGGGTAAAGCTATCCACCTCGACGCTGGCTGACTGGGTCGGTGTATGTGGCGTGCGCCTGCAACCGTTGGTCGATGCCCTGCGCGAGGCGATCCTTAAACACGATGTACTGCACGCGGATGAGACGCCCGTCACGATGCTGCGCCCTGACACCGGCAAGAAAACACATCGTGCTTACCTGTGGGCTTACGCTCCCGGCGTGTTTGAGGATACGAAGGCCGTTGTCTACGACTTCGCACCCGGTCGTGCTGGAGAACACGCCCGGGCGTTCTTGGGCGAATGGCGCGGCAATCTGGTGGTGGACGATTACGCGGGTTACAAACACGGGTTTAGCCAGGGCATCACAGAGATTGGTTGTCTGGCTCACGCGAGACGAAAGTTCTTCGATCTGCATGTGGCCAACCAAAGCCAGCTTGCCAAGCAGGCTCTGGACTATATCGGCGAGCTCTACGAGATCGAGCGTGAAACCAAAGCGCTGGATGCCAATGAGCGATGGCGGATCCGCCAGGAAAAGGCCAAACCGATTGCAGACAAACTGCATGCGTGGATGCTGGCGCAACGACTACGGGTGCCTGACGGATCGGGCACGGCCAGAGCACTGGACTACAGCCTAAAACGCTGGGTGGCACTCACGCGCTACCTGGATGATGGGCGGATCCCGGTTGATAATAATTATATTGAACAGCAAATCCGACCTATAGCTCTGGGACGCCGAAACTGGCTCTTCGCAGGTTCCTTGCGAGCAGGCCGTCGCGCCGCTGCCGTCATGAGCCTGATCCAGTCAGCCAAATTAAATGGTCATGATCCGTATGCGTATCTGAAGGACATTCTGACCCGGTTGCCCACACACAAGGCCAGCCAGATCGACGAACTCCTGCCGCACAACTGGCAGCCTGCTACACCCTGA
- a CDS encoding integrase, with protein sequence MAEIIVFQPRPELDAAQNMRGFITSCRDLLTVFGTDLDFDALVWDVTEYLEIKGRGKKRHRLIFSTLETMEQSDPQPFSEPFLSFSKSYIRYMHGVRPTKNIAFRLAALRALHSALNESSSCNPVHLKPIHFNRAGQMISERYKMTTAYRIAGQLEMAADFLSENTLTSVRFSWRNSLPRPGDAVRIGKEFEVKRLQKIPSQEALDALPKIFRMALSPPDVLFSSVAAILCAAPDRVNEVLSLAHDCEVWEKGTGDDDLVYGLRWSGSKGTGEITKWLIPSMASVVQEAIEKIRRVTSEARTIAIWYEENPHGLYLPDEMEYLRNKDLSMLEVADIIGLSGAESSSRQWCKNNKVSLISMGTGYVARFSDVERAILRYLPASFPYVDHGHSLRFSDALFVVQRNGMHMQRGTYRCMIEPVTIDQINSGFGSRVRHGFPSIFTRLGFAALDGSPLKVTSHQFRHYLNTLAQSGGMSQLDIAKWSGRIDIRQNEVYDHMSAQDMLAQIREAAGNEKNISGSLAKISPNMPVSREDFVKLRFPTAHTTDLGFCVHDFTMSPCSLHRDCIHCEDLVCIKGDESQGMRVRKMLDESRALLKIAQEGESEGYAGSNRWIEHQKSTVERLSMLCALVENPKIRQGAVLPLSLMQKKVLIEKEGTSVSRISFSPKSR encoded by the coding sequence ATGGCTGAGATTATCGTTTTTCAACCTCGCCCTGAATTGGATGCCGCTCAGAATATGCGAGGATTTATAACTTCCTGTCGAGACCTGTTGACGGTGTTTGGCACGGATTTGGATTTTGATGCTTTGGTTTGGGACGTGACGGAGTATCTGGAAATTAAGGGACGCGGAAAGAAAAGGCATCGATTGATATTCTCGACATTGGAAACTATGGAACAGTCAGATCCTCAACCTTTTAGTGAGCCATTTCTGTCTTTTTCTAAGTCGTATATCCGCTATATGCACGGAGTCAGGCCGACAAAAAATATTGCCTTCCGTTTGGCAGCTTTGCGTGCTTTGCATTCTGCATTGAACGAGTCTAGCAGTTGCAATCCTGTGCACCTTAAGCCGATACATTTTAATCGTGCAGGTCAAATGATTAGCGAGAGATACAAGATGACCACGGCATACAGAATTGCCGGTCAACTGGAAATGGCCGCAGATTTCCTGTCAGAAAATACACTAACCTCAGTCAGGTTTTCCTGGAGGAACAGTCTTCCTCGGCCTGGTGATGCTGTTAGGATTGGTAAAGAGTTTGAAGTCAAGAGGCTGCAGAAAATACCGTCGCAGGAGGCGTTGGATGCATTACCGAAAATTTTTCGGATGGCGTTGAGCCCTCCAGATGTGCTGTTTTCGTCCGTGGCTGCAATCCTATGTGCAGCTCCAGATCGCGTTAATGAAGTGTTGTCTTTAGCGCATGATTGTGAGGTGTGGGAGAAGGGAACGGGTGACGATGATCTTGTGTATGGCTTGAGGTGGAGTGGCAGCAAGGGAACTGGGGAGATAACTAAGTGGCTAATTCCCTCTATGGCTTCCGTAGTGCAAGAGGCGATTGAGAAAATTCGCCGTGTTACATCAGAAGCACGAACCATTGCGATATGGTACGAAGAGAATCCTCACGGCTTATATTTGCCAGACGAGATGGAATATTTACGAAACAAAGATTTATCCATGCTCGAAGTGGCCGATATAATCGGGTTGTCCGGTGCTGAGAGTTCGTCGCGTCAATGGTGCAAAAATAATAAAGTGTCCCTTATCAGTATGGGTACAGGATATGTAGCGCGGTTTTCTGATGTTGAGAGGGCGATATTGAGATATCTGCCGGCTTCATTTCCTTATGTAGATCATGGGCATTCCTTGAGGTTTAGTGACGCGCTATTCGTTGTTCAGCGTAATGGAATGCACATGCAGCGGGGGACGTATCGTTGCATGATTGAACCTGTCACGATAGATCAAATTAATTCAGGATTTGGCTCAAGAGTTAGGCATGGCTTTCCGTCAATTTTTACTCGACTGGGATTTGCTGCGCTGGATGGCTCCCCTCTAAAGGTTACCAGTCATCAGTTTAGGCATTATTTGAATACATTAGCCCAAAGCGGCGGCATGAGTCAGCTCGATATTGCAAAGTGGTCGGGCCGAATTGATATCCGACAAAACGAGGTGTATGACCACATGTCGGCTCAAGATATGTTGGCTCAGATACGTGAGGCGGCTGGAAACGAGAAAAATATAAGTGGGTCGCTAGCTAAAATCTCCCCTAACATGCCTGTTTCACGAGAAGACTTTGTGAAGTTAAGGTTTCCCACCGCACATACGACTGATCTCGGCTTTTGCGTACATGATTTCACGATGAGTCCCTGTTCGCTGCATCGAGATTGCATTCATTGCGAAGATTTAGTCTGTATTAAGGGCGATGAGAGTCAGGGCATGCGTGTACGAAAAATGCTGGATGAGTCTCGTGCCCTTCTTAAGATAGCTCAAGAAGGGGAGAGCGAGGGCTATGCAGGTAGCAATCGCTGGATAGAGCATCAAAAATCCACAGTTGAGCGTCTTTCGATGCTATGCGCTTTGGTGGAAAACCCAAAAATCAGACAGGGGGCAGTATTGCCACTTTCCCTGATGCAGAAGAAAGTGCTAATTGAAAAGGAAGGTACGTCTGTTTCTCGGATCTCCTTTTCTCCTAAATCGCGCTAG
- the ssb gene encoding single-stranded DNA-binding protein, with the protein MASVNKVILVGNLGRDPEVRYSPDGAAICNVSIATTSTWKDKASGEKREETEWHRVVFYNRLAEIAGEYLKKGRSVYVEGRLKTRKWQDKDTGADRYSTDIVADQMQMLGGREGGDASMGGGTEYNQAPAQQRSQRPAQPRPAAPQASPAANLADMDDDIPF; encoded by the coding sequence ATGGCCTCAGTCAACAAAGTTATTCTCGTCGGCAACCTGGGACGAGACCCCGAAGTACGTTACAGCCCCGATGGCGCAGCCATTTGCAACGTTTCCATTGCCACCACCAGCACCTGGAAAGACAAGGCCTCGGGCGAAAAACGCGAAGAAACAGAATGGCATCGCGTGGTCTTTTATAACCGTCTGGCCGAAATTGCCGGCGAATATCTTAAAAAAGGCCGCTCCGTTTACGTCGAGGGCCGTTTAAAGACCCGCAAATGGCAAGACAAAGACACTGGGGCTGACCGCTACAGCACTGATATCGTTGCCGATCAAATGCAAATGCTGGGTGGTCGCGAAGGCGGCGATGCCAGCATGGGTGGTGGCACCGAATACAACCAGGCGCCTGCACAGCAGCGCAGCCAGCGCCCAGCCCAGCCGCGTCCGGCCGCGCCCCAGGCATCGCCTGCAGCGAACCTGGCTGATATGGATGATGATATTCCGTTTTAA
- a CDS encoding site-specific integrase — MHSTAISHVNNVDSGLLPEIAYSRSGVAFNPREGVWKFRDAVNDVRLNFDDLPISDLLKTSLKKTLLWYMQDRASSSAMSHLGGFRKFCIFVRENTSSILESIDENALISYRASLPVSKKWQFGVLSTLLRKWVGLNLPGVTEVAAKLLSDLRNPGMQKGKSILNSDPIHGPLNDIEFQMVSSAMKKTYEDKTLQLSDYALLLLVMGLGQRPVQYASLKVCDVCRIETEHGLISYLLRMPRAKQRLQLARSQFTNKLLNPELGGYVWAHAEEVRKKYSIFISDVEECPLFPDPLHARHNYLPGFELHQTSQELGAHLTKIANRLRVISPRTGKFINLTTYRFRRTTGTRAAQEGYGELAIAALLDHTDTQNVGVYIEALPDIVKRIDKAIALYIAPLAQAFAGKLVDREQDAERGGDPSSRITSPVIDAKPMGSCGSYGFCKALAPLACYTCGDFQPWREGPHEAVLDYLLAERERLGKSADMRIAAVEDQTIYAVAEVILLCRKQLQGDRNG, encoded by the coding sequence ATGCATAGTACAGCCATATCTCACGTTAACAATGTGGATTCTGGCCTTCTTCCCGAGATTGCGTATTCGCGTTCCGGTGTTGCGTTTAATCCGCGAGAGGGAGTGTGGAAATTCAGGGATGCCGTGAATGATGTTCGTCTGAACTTCGACGATCTTCCAATATCTGATTTACTAAAGACGAGCTTAAAGAAAACGTTGCTTTGGTATATGCAAGACCGAGCCTCATCATCAGCAATGTCGCATTTAGGTGGGTTTCGTAAATTTTGTATATTTGTTAGAGAAAATACAAGCTCGATACTGGAGTCGATTGATGAGAATGCATTGATTAGCTATCGAGCAAGCTTGCCTGTAAGCAAGAAATGGCAGTTTGGGGTGCTGTCGACATTGCTTAGGAAATGGGTGGGCTTGAACCTTCCTGGTGTGACGGAGGTTGCCGCTAAACTGCTGTCCGATTTAAGGAATCCAGGAATGCAGAAGGGGAAATCTATCCTTAATTCTGATCCTATCCATGGCCCTTTGAATGACATAGAGTTTCAGATGGTGTCCTCTGCCATGAAGAAGACATACGAAGATAAAACCCTACAGCTATCCGACTATGCCCTGCTTCTGCTGGTAATGGGGTTAGGGCAAAGGCCTGTCCAGTATGCCTCTCTCAAGGTTTGCGATGTTTGTCGTATTGAGACCGAGCATGGACTAATAAGCTACCTGCTGAGAATGCCTCGTGCAAAACAGAGATTGCAATTGGCGAGGTCGCAGTTCACAAATAAGCTGCTCAATCCCGAGTTGGGAGGGTATGTGTGGGCTCATGCTGAGGAGGTGAGGAAAAAATATTCTATTTTTATCAGTGATGTAGAAGAGTGTCCTCTCTTTCCCGATCCATTGCATGCACGGCATAATTATTTGCCTGGTTTTGAGCTTCATCAGACATCACAGGAACTAGGTGCACACCTCACGAAAATAGCAAATCGTCTGCGGGTGATTTCGCCACGTACCGGAAAATTCATAAATCTAACGACGTACCGTTTCCGTCGCACAACAGGGACGCGAGCTGCGCAGGAGGGCTATGGCGAGTTAGCGATTGCCGCACTGTTGGATCACACAGATACACAGAATGTTGGTGTGTATATTGAAGCGCTGCCCGATATCGTTAAGCGCATTGACAAAGCAATAGCGTTGTATATCGCGCCTCTGGCACAAGCGTTTGCTGGGAAACTTGTGGATCGAGAACAGGACGCTGAGCGTGGCGGTGACCCCAGCAGCAGAATTACGAGTCCGGTTATCGACGCCAAACCCATGGGGAGCTGCGGTAGCTACGGATTCTGCAAGGCGTTGGCTCCCCTGGCTTGTTACACCTGCGGCGACTTTCAACCTTGGCGGGAGGGGCCTCACGAAGCCGTCTTAGACTATTTGTTGGCCGAACGAGAGCGTTTGGGCAAGTCAGCAGATATGCGTATAGCTGCAGTTGAGGATCAAACCATTTATGCGGTGGCTGAGGTGATCCTATTGTGTCGTAAGCAGTTGCAGGGTGATAGAAATGGCTGA
- a CDS encoding site-specific integrase translates to MQARSYRVVMVVKADGERFPLLTRDGMPLWATTLYSLTELRAKNRATKTLEAHLRALALFYVFLDQHGIDLDYRISEGETLHMHEVDELIQNCRLQMREAYQNNAAADSLSPGFRIGNLERFRKSPDMRRQKSVVPHLAATRIQAICNYFEWLMLDRIDRIRANPNLRQMLETSFQRTLNALRARSPRIDLRGKVLEREGLSLEAQRRLLEVIDPWFPGNPWRNWGAKVRNQLIIEWLYRLGVRRGELLGIRIGDIDFRKGQVTIHRRADDKQDPRKNQPNVKTKARVLSVDQDLLKKTQEYIMNFRRRLEGARRHDFLFVTVDTGKPISIPAFDKIFKVLRSSGNDLPVLLFAHLLRHTWNDNFSRQMDKNEVPEDKERKYRSYLMGWSETSGTAATYTRRHTRKVAEKISLSMQARVIGGGRDA, encoded by the coding sequence ATGCAAGCAAGGTCTTATCGTGTCGTAATGGTGGTTAAAGCAGATGGGGAGCGCTTCCCCCTGCTGACACGTGATGGCATGCCCTTGTGGGCTACCACGCTGTATAGCCTGACGGAGCTGCGCGCAAAGAATAGAGCAACCAAAACGCTTGAGGCGCATCTGCGGGCTCTGGCGCTCTTCTATGTATTCCTTGATCAGCACGGGATTGATCTTGATTACAGAATTTCTGAAGGCGAGACGCTTCACATGCATGAGGTGGATGAGCTGATTCAAAATTGCAGGCTGCAAATGCGCGAGGCCTATCAAAACAACGCTGCTGCAGATTCTTTGTCTCCGGGGTTTCGAATAGGCAATTTGGAACGGTTTAGAAAAAGCCCCGATATGCGTCGGCAGAAAAGCGTTGTTCCACATTTGGCGGCTACGCGCATACAGGCAATCTGTAACTATTTTGAGTGGCTGATGCTCGACAGGATAGACCGAATTAGGGCTAATCCAAATTTACGTCAGATGCTAGAAACATCCTTTCAGCGTACCTTAAATGCGCTGAGAGCACGGAGTCCCAGAATTGATCTGCGTGGGAAGGTCCTAGAGCGAGAAGGGCTTAGCCTTGAGGCACAGAGGCGATTATTGGAAGTTATTGATCCTTGGTTTCCGGGAAATCCTTGGCGCAACTGGGGTGCAAAAGTACGCAATCAACTAATCATCGAGTGGTTGTATCGCCTGGGGGTGCGCAGAGGAGAGTTGCTGGGAATTCGCATTGGTGATATAGATTTTCGAAAGGGGCAGGTCACGATTCACAGGAGGGCCGATGACAAACAGGACCCCAGGAAAAATCAGCCAAATGTAAAAACAAAGGCTCGGGTGCTGAGCGTTGATCAAGATTTATTGAAAAAAACGCAGGAATATATCATGAACTTTAGGCGCAGATTGGAGGGCGCTCGAAGGCATGATTTCTTATTTGTCACAGTGGATACCGGAAAGCCAATTTCCATCCCCGCGTTCGACAAAATTTTCAAGGTGCTTAGAAGCAGCGGAAATGATCTGCCTGTACTGCTATTTGCTCATCTTCTTCGTCACACATGGAATGACAATTTTTCACGGCAAATGGATAAAAATGAAGTGCCCGAGGACAAAGAGAGAAAATATCGATCCTACCTCATGGGATGGTCTGAAACCTCTGGAACAGCCGCTACGTATACGAGACGGCATACGAGAAAGGTAGCAGAAAAAATATCCCTGTCGATGCAGGCTCGTGTAATCGGTGGAGGCCGTGATGCATAG